The Paenibacillus spongiae nucleotide sequence TACAAATGAACGAATGACCGTCACAACGAGCGGAGCAGGAAGAATGATTCTGGAGAAGCGTTAGCGGTCGCCTTTGTTCCCGGATATCAACCTCTTCACGTCAATTCAGAAGAAATCCGGGAACAACAGCGATCGGAAGAACATTCTGCCTGCGCAGCGGGTTGTGTTTGATCATCCGTTCATTTAACTAACTCTCATCGATCCAAACCTCTTCCCAGAAATTCGTTTCGGGGTTGTATACATAAGCCCAGTACTCCGTCTGCTTGACATCCAGGGTCTGCAGCTCCGGCTTGGTCCAAGCTTGTTTATCGTGATCCACCTGCCCGCCTCCCTTCGTTTTAGAATGATCCCGCACCTGTGAAGATGCCTTTGGCAAAGTCCATTTTGTTCATAACGACTTCCGGATTCCCTGCCTGATCGGTACTGTAGTATTCCACGATATGCGTAGTACCGGCCATGGCCGTGAATGAACCGGTATACGGCATCCAGGCGCCGCCGTTAATCCGATACAGCGTTCCTCTTATACCGGACCCGCTGACCGGCTCCTCTGCCCGCAAGGTGACCGTAAACCCGCTAATGTACGGTCTTCCGGCTTTATTGACGGCCATGATCGGATCGAAGTGATAGCGCGTGATCGGGGCCGATTTATCGAGCTTCAGCTCCATCGATTGGGGGTTCTCGACATTGCCGGCCTGATCGGTGCTGCGGTATTCGAAGGTATATACCCCGTCCTGCGGCAGCACCACAGGCGCCGTATAAGCCTTCCATTCGCTGCCGTTCATCCGGTATTCCGTCAATTTCACCCCGGAGCTGTCGTCCGTGGCGGTGAGCGTTATCGTGATGTCGGACCTATGCCAGCCGGATACGGGATCTGGGCCGCTGGCCGATGTGGAGACGGCTGTCGTAACGGGAGGCACGACATCCGGATTTTTCCTGTCGTACAGCTCATCGATTTCTTTCTCGGTCAGAGGATAGTTGAATATCCGGAAATCATCCATCAACCCGCGGAAATATTCCGTTGCTCCCGGGGGATCGAACCCGATCGTCACCTTCTCGGTCGTATTCTTGAATACGCCCGCCCATTCTCTGGTGGCCCGCAGTTCCCCGTTAATATAGTACTTGATGATCTTGCCGTCCCATGTAACCGTGGATAAGTACCATTCCTTGAAGCCTACCGGCGTATCGGGGAAGAGATGCGTGTATCCCGGACGATCGCCGCTGACCAGCCGCACGCCCGGCGATTTGCCGGAAGGATCGTGCAAGAAGGAATACGGCCCATAGTCGGACGTGTTCCCTTTGGTCAATATCGGCGCATAGCCTCCAGATCCCGCATCCTCCTTGTAAAGCCACATCGAGAAGGAGAAGTTCGTAGACAAATCAAGCGAATCGCTGTCTTCGACCGTAACGCCGCTTCTTCCGTCGAATTTGGCGGCTTTCCCGACGATTCCTTCGGCGAACGTCGGATTCCCTACCGCGGGTTTCCCATGATTGCCGTTGCCCGAGAAGTCATCGAACGTATCGTCAAACGTATAGAACGCAATCTGTCTTGGAGTCTGCTCCGCGCGGGTGATGAACGTCATGCTGGCTTTCGCCTCGCCGCCGTCATCGTCCCTCACCGTTACGACGGCCTCATACTGCTTATCCGGCGCATCCTTCTCCATGACCGGATAGGCATGATCGAAGGTGCATAAGGATGAAGTGGTTCCGTCTCCGAAGTCCCAATGGCACGTATGCTTATCCGCTCCCCCTGGATCGGAGATCTGGATTCCCGTCCTATAGTTCTGCCCGCCAAGCAAGGTCGCGCCATCCCCGACCCTAACGGCAGGCGGCACGTTGGTTGTCGTGATGTCCTTCGTGACCCGATGCACGTTCCCATCCTTCGTCACAGTCTCCAGCGTAACGGGATAGGTTTTGTTATCGTTGTAGCTATGCGTTACAGGCATTCCCGTTGTCGTTGATGAATCTCCGAACAACCACTTGCTGGACGTTATGAAACCATCGTCGCTGCCTGCCGTGGTATTAACGAAGGTAACGGTTTCCCCTTCCTTCGGGTTCTGAGGCATAAATTCGAAGTCGGCCGGTTCGACCGTCTGCTCCAGCGTGTAGCTGCTGGTATGTCCTTGGGAATCGGTTACGGTCAGCTTAACCGGATACGTTCCGGGACCCGGGAAGGTATGCGTAGGCTCCTTCTCCGCGCTGATCGGACTGTTGTCGCCGAATTCCCACTTCCAGGACACGATGTCGTTATCCTCATCCGTGGACAAGTTCTGGAACGTGACCGTTTGGCCGCCAATTAAACCGGTTTTCACTTTGAACTGCTGGGTGGAAGTCACGGAGCTGTTCCCATGATTGGTAAGCGGCCGGTATAGAATATATTTGGCCCACACCGGCTTTGGCAGCTTGAATTCCTGCAGATCACCATTGTTGGCGGTCGCCGATTTGATGACGGTCGTAAACGCCGCATCATCCAAGGTCGTCGTCGAGACGGCAACCTCGAAATCTTTTACCCGCTGGTCTGCAAAAGACGGGCGGGGCCTGATCTGAATTCGGTCGATCAGGTACGGGTTGCCGTCGGCCAAACTGATTTTCACCCACTGATTATCCTTCACCCGTGTCGCCCAAGGGTTGTGGTAAGTAAACTTCAGCATGTTTTCCGCACTGTGGCCGCTGTCGTAGTTGCTGGATACGGCTTCCACCTTCGCGCGCTCTTCCAGCAAAGCGACGTTCTTCCCGGGGCCGGCCGGATAGAATAACGCCTGCGGCTGCTTCGGCTGGGCAATGGTGAACGAAACTTGCTTCGTCGCTTCAACGTTGCCGATCAGGTCGATGCTCCGGTATTCAACCGTATGGGCCCCCTCGACCGATACGACGATTGGCGCCGACTGATAAGTCTGCCATTCTCCGCCGTCAATGCGATATTCGGTTTTCTCGATTCCGCTGTCATCCTCTGCCGTGAATGTGATCGAGACGGGAGATTTATAATTGCCGTTCACGCCGTCAGGGACGGCAGGAGTCAGCGCGGCTGTCGTAACCGGCGGCGTCTCATCCGCTGTCGTCCAACGTACGCCGGCTGCCGGCGAAGTAAGTCCAGCCGCCCGGGCTATCGCTTGGTCGTCGCCTGTCTTCGTGCCGGTATAACTGAAAGCCGCAACGCCGTTGTTGTCGGTCGCTGCCGTATATGAGGCCGGATTTGCCCCGGATATCGTCATGGTCACCGGCACTCCCGCCACGCCAAGGCCTTGATCGTCAAGAACAGCCGCTGTAAGCGTGTGTACCGCGCCGACCCGCACGGTCTTGCTCTGCGGCGAAAGCGTCAAGGCAGCCGGCATCGACCGGAGCACTTTCGCTGTCCAGTCGACGCGTACCGCTCCGCCCAGCAGGCTTCCGTCGGTCACGACCGCTTCAATCGTATGAATTCCCGCAGCTGCCGGCCGGTATGTAAACGAGCTCCCGCTGCCCGAAGAGACGCCGTCTACGAACCATTCCGTCGATATGGGATCGTTATCCGGATCCGCGGCCGATACGCTAAACGTCTCCGCCTTCCCGATGTACTGCTCCACTTGGCGATTGGCCGGTGATTGAGCCGTAATGACAGGCGCACGGTTTACATCTGCGATCGTCGCTTTCGCATAGTCAACCGCTTGCTTGCCGGCTGCATCGGTTACCTTCAATCCGATATAACCTTGGAAGGACGTCATGAACGTATGTGAGACCGCTGCGCCTTGAGCATCCCCGAATACGCCGTCGCCGTTCAAATCCCATTCGTATGCCGTTATGCCGGCGGTGCTGGTCGAAGCGGCACCGTTCAGCGCAACCGCGGTTCCTTCATTCGCGGTATAGGGCCCTCCTGCTTTCGCGACCGGATCATCATTGCGAACCGTCGGATCGTTGAGCAGTTGGTTAATGACATCGACAATGTGAGAGCCGAACGTCACCAAAGTCGCACCAAGCACGTTATTATCACTCACAATACCCGAACCTTCAGCCAGCATCTCCTGCTTCGTGAAGGCGAAATCCCCGGCGATGAATTGTGACTTGAATTGGTCGATCTCGGCATCGCTCATGTTCAAATTGCGCAAGTATTGGATTTCATCAGCCGTAAACCCGGAGGCGGCTACTCGCGTACGCAGCTGCTCCAGCCCTGCGGCTTTGTCGTTCAACGGTTCTCCGTCCGCAGATAGTGCCTGATTAAACTGCGAGACGCGCTGGCTCGTGCGCTGCAATTGATTGAGCAGCAGATCGATGTTGTCATTCAATGCCATCGCGTGGGTCAACGCCCAATTCGTGTCGCCGGCCGCCTGCGCGCCTTGATAACGTTCAAGCAGCGTCCACAGCTGGCGGGTGATGGCTTGCTCGTTCGCAGCTTCGTTTGCTAGTGATTGCATGGCTAGATCGAGAGGATGATTGCTTTGAAAATCAAGAATCGGCCTTTCGCCGAGGGGAGTGACATGCTTGAAGTCCGGATCCGGAGGATCATCGGCAATACCTTGGTAATGCTTCGCCTGGTTGGCTAGTTGAAGCGTCGCCATTGTGCGGGGGTCTTGGAGGCCGCTTCTCATGAGGAAATCGACGAACTTTTCATTCGGATTCCTGCCGGCATCGGCGGCTTTCTGGAGGGCAAACAGCTTTTCCGCGTACTTCTTATACTTTTCCCAACGCTTTGCTTCTTTCTCTGCGGCTTCCTTCAGCTCCGTGAGGTCAAGCGGCGGAACGACGCCCGTCGTATATTCCACCTTGAAGGCCGGGTCGATAACGCCGTCGATCAGGTAGTTGAACTTGCCGTCCTGGCATTCATCGAATACAATCGCATACTCTCCAGGGGGGATTTTACCATCGGGCCCTGTATACCCGATCGTCTCCGAGATGAAGATCCCGCTGGACAATGCCATGACGGCGTTGGGGCCGCCGCCTCCGACATCTTCAAGCTCCTTGCCGTCGGACAGTATCGAAAGACTTCCGCTCTCTACGATGTAGAGGTCGGTCCAAGAATTGATGCCATCTGCAATGCCTTCGGGGCAATGAGGGATGATCTGCATCTTGCCGGTATGAATCGTAATATTGGCATTTGCTCCGAACGTCTTGTAGGCATCGCCTTGATCCGTCCACGAGATCCATTGGCCGAGCCCGCTCGCGCCCGCAGCGGGAAGACTTGCCCCGAGCAGCAGCACCGTACAGAGGATGGTTGCTAGAAACTTGCGTAAGATGATAACCACTCCAATCTTCAATAATTATGAAATATGCAGCAAGAAACGTATCGTATCCCCCCCTAATACAAAATGTATCAGCCATAAATGTAGCAGGCGGTCTGACAATAAACAAATCCAAAAAAAGCCGAAAAAATACGCGAAAAAGATGGATGTATCTAGTTAATAAACCTCTTTCTTCTTGTAGATCAGTTTTTCATACGAAAAGCTACGTCTTCTTCACTCTTTCGTTGAATAGCTTGGGTTCGATGCATGCGGAAGAACGCCAAAGGCTGTCCCTGCAAGCTTTTATAGCTTTTAAGGACAGCCTTATTCGACAAAATTTTAGGATAATCTTAATATGGAGTAATGACCCTCGGACCGAAATCCCATCTGTTGCTCCCGTTCATAATCCAATACCCCTTATGACTCCTGCTAGCGATATCGAACAGCTGGTCCCAGGAGGGTCTAAACCATATTCGGGTAATAGGTTGCGAAATAACGGGAGAAGATGCCTTGATCTGCTTTCTGCATATATAAATCAAGCGATTCGCGAATCGGCAACGTCATTCTCACACTCGTACCTCCGAGTGTCGGGTAATTTCGTTCTAAGTCCGCACTAAGTCTGATTCTATGATTCTACGGGCTGCCAACCGAATGTCATCTGCTCCAATCCCGAATAAAACCCTAGATTAGTGTAGAGAGATTCCGCAGGATTGCCGATGGTTACGAACAAGCGAAGCACCTCGTACGATGGATTCAATACCGTCAGCGCATGCGTGATCAGCTTGGTGGCGATTTGCTTGCCCCGGTATTCCGGCAGAACCGCGATATTCGAGATGAGCGGCAGGTCCTCCCAAATCGAAATCAGGCAGACGCCCGCCAGCTTGTTATTCCGCTTATCTACCACCAGACGCGAAGCATCCGTTAAAATTCCTGCCGTGTTATGGGCAAAATAGGACGTCAAATACGATCGGTGCTGATCCATCGTATTATCAGCCGGATAGCCGATGTGATCCTCGCCTGAATATGATTCCAGGAAGAGCACTGCGATTTCTTCCGATTTTTCGTGAGTGGGGGGTATGATATGAAAGGCGGTGCCCCAATCCGGTGGCGGACAAATTTCCGTTGGTCGAATCATCACGCGTC carries:
- a CDS encoding OmpL47-type beta-barrel domain-containing protein; translation: MVIILRKFLATILCTVLLLGASLPAAGASGLGQWISWTDQGDAYKTFGANANITIHTGKMQIIPHCPEGIADGINSWTDLYIVESGSLSILSDGKELEDVGGGGPNAVMALSSGIFISETIGYTGPDGKIPPGEYAIVFDECQDGKFNYLIDGVIDPAFKVEYTTGVVPPLDLTELKEAAEKEAKRWEKYKKYAEKLFALQKAADAGRNPNEKFVDFLMRSGLQDPRTMATLQLANQAKHYQGIADDPPDPDFKHVTPLGERPILDFQSNHPLDLAMQSLANEAANEQAITRQLWTLLERYQGAQAAGDTNWALTHAMALNDNIDLLLNQLQRTSQRVSQFNQALSADGEPLNDKAAGLEQLRTRVAASGFTADEIQYLRNLNMSDAEIDQFKSQFIAGDFAFTKQEMLAEGSGIVSDNNVLGATLVTFGSHIVDVINQLLNDPTVRNDDPVAKAGGPYTANEGTAVALNGAASTSTAGITAYEWDLNGDGVFGDAQGAAVSHTFMTSFQGYIGLKVTDAAGKQAVDYAKATIADVNRAPVITAQSPANRQVEQYIGKAETFSVSAADPDNDPISTEWFVDGVSSGSGSSFTYRPAAAGIHTIEAVVTDGSLLGGAVRVDWTAKVLRSMPAALTLSPQSKTVRVGAVHTLTAAVLDDQGLGVAGVPVTMTISGANPASYTAATDNNGVAAFSYTGTKTGDDQAIARAAGLTSPAAGVRWTTADETPPVTTAALTPAVPDGVNGNYKSPVSITFTAEDDSGIEKTEYRIDGGEWQTYQSAPIVVSVEGAHTVEYRSIDLIGNVEATKQVSFTIAQPKQPQALFYPAGPGKNVALLEERAKVEAVSSNYDSGHSAENMLKFTYHNPWATRVKDNQWVKISLADGNPYLIDRIQIRPRPSFADQRVKDFEVAVSTTTLDDAAFTTVIKSATANNGDLQEFKLPKPVWAKYILYRPLTNHGNSSVTSTQQFKVKTGLIGGQTVTFQNLSTDEDNDIVSWKWEFGDNSPISAEKEPTHTFPGPGTYPVKLTVTDSQGHTSSYTLEQTVEPADFEFMPQNPKEGETVTFVNTTAGSDDGFITSSKWLFGDSSTTTGMPVTHSYNDNKTYPVTLETVTKDGNVHRVTKDITTTNVPPAVRVGDGATLLGGQNYRTGIQISDPGGADKHTCHWDFGDGTTSSLCTFDHAYPVMEKDAPDKQYEAVVTVRDDDGGEAKASMTFITRAEQTPRQIAFYTFDDTFDDFSGNGNHGKPAVGNPTFAEGIVGKAAKFDGRSGVTVEDSDSLDLSTNFSFSMWLYKEDAGSGGYAPILTKGNTSDYGPYSFLHDPSGKSPGVRLVSGDRPGYTHLFPDTPVGFKEWYLSTVTWDGKIIKYYINGELRATREWAGVFKNTTEKVTIGFDPPGATEYFRGLMDDFRIFNYPLTEKEIDELYDRKNPDVVPPVTTAVSTSASGPDPVSGWHRSDITITLTATDDSSGVKLTEYRMNGSEWKAYTAPVVLPQDGVYTFEYRSTDQAGNVENPQSMELKLDKSAPITRYHFDPIMAVNKAGRPYISGFTVTLRAEEPVSGSGIRGTLYRINGGAWMPYTGSFTAMAGTTHIVEYYSTDQAGNPEVVMNKMDFAKGIFTGAGSF
- a CDS encoding GNAT family N-acetyltransferase; amino-acid sequence: METKLEGGFGLLQADPGAFAVHYSTYRENIFFRQSWERRLAIFGDDAPCYWITFRTKRIGGVCLEPNELSSFFLEPPYTDVYQVLTVLKKYLAEISDKGKSIQAYGILPYHAEAFTRAGFVLTEARRVMIRPTEICPPPDWGTAFHIIPPTHEKSEEIAVLFLESYSGEDHIGYPADNTMDQHRSYLTSYFAHNTAGILTDASRLVVDKRNNKLAGVCLISIWEDLPLISNIAVLPEYRGKQIATKLITHALTVLNPSYEVLRLFVTIGNPAESLYTNLGFYSGLEQMTFGWQPVES